CCGTGGAGGCCGGGCGCGCCCGAGGACGGGACCGTCGAGCGCCGCTGCCCCAGGGGCGGATCGGCGAGGACGAGGGTGGCCCGGCGGCTGGGGCTCACGGCGAGGGAGTCCCGTACCTCGATGGCCGCTCGGTCGCCGTCGAGGCGCTCAACGCCGTGCAACAACAGGTTCATGGTGGCGAGGCGCGCCGTCGCGTCCACCAGTTCCGTCCCCCGGATCCCGCCGTGGGACAGCCGCTCCCGCTGGGCTGGGGAGACACCCGGCGGAAGGCACCGGGCGATGTGCTCGAAGGACCGCACCAGGAATCCGCCGGTGCCCGCCGCCGGGTCCACGATCGTGTCCTCGACGGTCGGACGCGTGCACGAGACGATGGCGTCGACTAGACCCCGGTGAGTAAAGTACTGGCCCGCGCCGCTGCGGTGGCGCTGACCGGACCGGGCGAGGAACGCGTCGAAGACCGGAGCGCGCCACTGCGGCCGCTCGTCCCACCAGGAGAGCCCCTCCCTGACCTGCTGGATCAGGTTCTGGAGGTGCACCGGGCGGCGCAGGGGGTTGTGGGCCTTGTGGAAAATCCGGCCGATCACGCCGCCGCGCTCGCCCAGCTCCGCCAGAAGCGTGCCGTAGTGCCGGGTCAGTTCTGTGCCCTCGCGCAGCGCGAGTTCGTCCCAAGCGTCGCGTCCCAGGACATCGACGCGGTTGAGAGGTCGGTGCCGCAACTCCTGCGCCACTTTGAGAAAGAGCAGATATGCCACCTGCTCGACGTACTCCAGGGCTGTGAGGCCGTCGTCGCTCAGCCGTGGGAAGGAGGACCACAGCTGCTCGGCCCGGCGCTCGACCTCGGAAGGTCGGTCGTCAGGCCGTCGGGCGGGCGTCGGCGGCGGCACGGTCACTGCTCCCTCGGGTCTTACGTCGTTCTCGCTGCTCGGCGCGGCGCCGTGGGGCAGCCTGCCCGCGAGGGCCTGCTCTCGGCAGCCGTCGCGCAGCCGGTCCGCTATTGCTAGGGCTTCCTCGGCCGAGGTCGTGACGGAGATGAGTCCGCCGTCCCACGCCTCCAAAGAGGCAAGGAGAGCCCCCTGTTCGGCGAGCGGAGGCACGGGGACGGGGGTCCGCCGCAGATGGTCGAGCCCCAGGGAGGCCAGGCCGGCCGTGCCCCTTGCGGCGCCCCGCAGCCATCGGCGGCCGGCCCCGTTCGCGTACAGGGCGAGCAGCCGGGGGTGCAGGGCGTCCCCGGCCATGCGGACCCGTGCCAAGTGGTGGTTCGGCACGTACGTGCGGTGCGAGGCGTCCTGTTCCCACACCCGGCAGAGGCCGAGGCTGTCGGGCTGTCCGCTCAGCACGAACAGGACATCCCCGGGGCTCAGCCGGTGCGCCTCTGCCGTGTCGGCGTCGAGGCGCACTGTCGGCATCCGCTCGTGTGCCCACCGCTCGCCCAGCAACTCGGCCGGGCGCAGGGAACCCACCTCGACCCCGTGCCGTTCGTCGGGGCGCCGACTGTCCGCCGTGGGCCCGCGCACTACCTCGGCCAACTCGCCGAGGGGAACCCATCGCCATCCCTTGGGGACGGCGGGCAGAGGCGCGCGGTGGGCGGTGGTGGTGGAGGGCTCCGGGTCCGGTTGTGGGCCGGGCGCGGTGCGGCCGACGACGCCGTGGTCGATTACGAGGGCGCGGAGGTTCTTGATCTGCTGCAGTGTGTCGCGGACGGCGGCCTCCTCCTCGTCCACCCGGGTGAGCCAGAAGGCGAGGGAGCTTTTGATTCGCTCCTGGTCGGCCCGCGGGGGCAGCGACAGCCGTACGCGTTCCAGGTCCCGTACCGCGATGTGGTGCAGGCCGGATCCTTGGCGGACTGACGACTCTATCTGGCGGCGTACGGCACGGGACTCCCACGACAGCACCAGGTACTCGGGGTCGATCAGCTGCTCGTCGACCCGCACCCGTACCATGGTGGCGGGGTACGTCATGGGGTCGGTGATCTCCCGGACCAGGGCCGCCCGCCCGATCCGCGTCCCGGGTCCGCCGTTGCGGCTTATCAGGATGTCGCCCGGCCGGATCATACGTTGCGCCGCTTCTGTCGCCGTGGCCCACGGTCCCTCCCGAGACTCCGCGAGGTCGACCGTCGCCGACCGTAGCGCGGGCAGGCGGAGGTCGGGCAGCCCTCCCGGGACGGGCGAACCGGACCGGCCCGCCGCCAACGGCTCGCGCAGCAGCTCGCCCAGTGACACGTCGGTCCAGCCGAGCGGCAGCCCCGCGCTCACGCGAGTACGCTCCGCAGCTCGTCCAGCAGGCGGACCGCGCCCTGCCCGCCGAAGGCGCGTAGGAAGCCCGACGTGCCGCCCCGGAGGGTGAAGGGAACGGCATCCAGGGACGCAGCGGAGAAGTGTCCGTCGGCCGCCGTGCCGTCCGCGATGTGCTCCATCCACCAGACATGGTCGGGGTCGAAGGACCGTCCCAGGCGCTCTTGGTGATCGATCCACGCGTCGAGCCGGTCGAAGACCTGGTCGCGGTAGGGACGCGGGCGTGGCTCCAGGTCCGCTTCGTACCTGACGAGGACGAGGAGATCTACGGGACCCTTCGGCGTCTGCGGCCGGCGCGGATCCGACACGGTGACGCCGGCGCGTTCGTAGGCGCTCCAGAGCCGCTCCGCCGTCAGGTCGTGCGGCGGCCCCGCCAGAGACTCGGCCCATGAGCGAAGCCGTCGGACGTCCCCCTCGGTCAGGAGCCTGGTGCCGACGATCAGCTCCCGCGCCGGGCCGTTGCCTGCCCGGAGGAAAGACCGCCAACGCTCCATGACCTCGGCGTCGTCGTCGACCGTTGTCGGGGCCTCGTATGCGTCCTTCCCATGCTCCCGCTTCCGCGCCGTGGAGGACCGACGACCGGCATGGTGCCGGCTGACGTCGAACGGATCCACGACCACGCATTGGGTCTTGGCCGATGCGCCGGGGGTGACCGCCCGCAGTTCCGCCGATGCGATGGAGCGCGTCCCAACCGCGATCATCTGGAAATAGCGGTTCGCGGACTTGACGTCCCGCAGGAACAGCACACATTCGACGGGCGCGGTGTCCGTCCCGGCGAGCACCAGGCCCACCACGACGACGACCCGCAGCTCGACGGTGTTACGGAACTCCGCGAGCCACCGGTACGGTGATCCGCCCTTGAGCGTGACCTTCCGGCAGAAGCCGGGCCCCTGCCCGAACACCGCGCGCACCGCGGCGACCACCTCGGCCGCGTGACGTTCGTCGTCCGCGTAGACGACGGTCTTCGGCAGCGACATGTCCCCGGAACCGAGCCCTGCCCGTTCGGGGAACATCGACGGCAACCCCTCCTTGAACGCCGTCAGCGTGGCGTGGAGCGCATTGCCGCTCACCACGGAGCGACGGCGCACGGAGGTCTCCTCCGTGTCGGGGCCGAACCCCTCCTCCAGTGTTTCGGCCGTCCACTCCGGTCGCGTGGGGAGGTTGCCGACGCGGTAGACGGTGACACCCACGGCCCGGTTGTCGGCAACGGCGTCTTCGAAAGTGTAGGAACTGACCAGATTGCCCTGGAAGAGCTCCAGCGCCCGGTCCGTCGGGGTGGCCGTCAGGCCGAGAACCGGGGCGTCGAAGTAGTCGAACAGCGCACGCCACCGAGGGGAGACGGACCGGTGGCAGTCGTCGGCGATGACGAGGTCGAAGGACTCGGGGGCCAGATCGGGCCGATAGCGGACTCCGGACGTCGGGTCGCCCCCGGACAGGGCCCTGAAGAGCCGCTGCACGGTGCTCACGACGACCCCGTGGGACGACACGGCATCCGGGCCCAGCCGCTCTACCCGGTACGACTCGGTGAACTTCCTGCCGTCGTCGCCGGGGCCGGAGTACGCCGCGAAGGTCGCCAGCACCTGCATTTCGAGCTCCACCCGGTCGACCAGGAAGAGGATTCGGCGGGCCCGGGCGTGCTGTAGCAGGCGGTGGATCGCGGTTACAGCCGTGACTGTCCGGCCGCCCCCCACGGCAATCTGGACCATAGCCCGGCGCTCGCCACGGCGCAGCGAGCTCTCGAATGCCAGCACCGCTTCGTACTGCACCGGCCGGAGGGAGTCCTGCGGGTAGCCGTCATCGCCGAGGTTTGGAAGACGGTGGCGCACGCGGCCCTGGAACGTAGGCGCCTGGGGGTCGGCCACGGCCTCGCGCAGCCAGCGGGTCACGGTGTCCGGCTGGTGGAAGGTGAAGACCTCCCGGGGGCGCGGCTCGGGGTCGTCCCCGTTCCGGAACAGCACCCGGACGCCGTCCGCGGCGTACGTGTAGGGCATCCGCTGCTCCGCGGACGCCCTCGACGAGGTACCGGTCCCACGGGTCCGGGCCATTGCCGCCCGCAGATCCCCGCCGCGGGGCCGCACCTCGACGGTGCCCACAGGGCGGCCGTCGACGTGGAGCACGTAGTCCGGTCCCGCCGCCCCGTCCGGTTGCGCCGTGTCCCGTACCGCGACCCCTCGTACCGGTAGCTCGTGCGGCGCGTCCGTATCGTCCCGTACGGTCCATCCTGCCTCGGTCAGCAGGTCCGCGACGCACCACTCCGCCTCCAGGAGGGCCGCCCGTGCCTTCAGGGACGCGCGGGTGGCCGTCTCGGCGGGCGTCCGCCGGTCGAAGGTCCGCCGCAGCACGGGGACGTACTCGTCGAGCAGGGCGACCCAGGTGGCCAGGTCGGTCACCGGCTTTCCTGCGGTGACCTGCCGGTGCGGTGAGCCCGCCGGGGTGTCGTCCCATTCGACCAGCGGGACGAAGGAGAGCTCGTCACGCACTCCGGTCCGCAGCCGGAAGTACCAGACGCCCAGGTCGAAGCAGTGCAGTACGAGACGCCGGGCACGGGACCCGTCGTCCGGTCCTGCCTCGCTGTCGGGCGCGGGGTCACTGGAGCGGCGCAGTTCGGTCAGTGCGCGATACACCGGGCCGTCGGCCGCGTCGCCGACGGACTCCGGGCCGAGCAGCCGGGCGGACTCCGCGCTCAGCACCTCCGCGAACTGCCGGGCCTGGGCGAGGGACCGTTCAGGGCGGGCGTGCGCGTCGGCCTCGGCACCCGCGCCGTATAGCAGCAGGAGAGGCTCAAGCGGTAGCAGGAAGCCGAAGTTCGCGGAAGCGGCGGCCAACTCCGCGAGGGCTTCCTCGTCG
This is a stretch of genomic DNA from Streptomyces sp. NBC_00285. It encodes these proteins:
- a CDS encoding N-6 DNA methylase, which translates into the protein MSAGLPLGWTDVSLGELLREPLAAGRSGSPVPGGLPDLRLPALRSATVDLAESREGPWATATEAAQRMIRPGDILISRNGGPGTRIGRAALVREITDPMTYPATMVRVRVDEQLIDPEYLVLSWESRAVRRQIESSVRQGSGLHHIAVRDLERVRLSLPPRADQERIKSSLAFWLTRVDEEEAAVRDTLQQIKNLRALVIDHGVVGRTAPGPQPDPEPSTTTAHRAPLPAVPKGWRWVPLGELAEVVRGPTADSRRPDERHGVEVGSLRPAELLGERWAHERMPTVRLDADTAEAHRLSPGDVLFVLSGQPDSLGLCRVWEQDASHRTYVPNHHLARVRMAGDALHPRLLALYANGAGRRWLRGAARGTAGLASLGLDHLRRTPVPVPPLAEQGALLASLEAWDGGLISVTTSAEEALAIADRLRDGCREQALAGRLPHGAAPSSENDVRPEGAVTVPPPTPARRPDDRPSEVERRAEQLWSSFPRLSDDGLTALEYVEQVAYLLFLKVAQELRHRPLNRVDVLGRDAWDELALREGTELTRHYGTLLAELGERGGVIGRIFHKAHNPLRRPVHLQNLIQQVREGLSWWDERPQWRAPVFDAFLARSGQRHRSGAGQYFTHRGLVDAIVSCTRPTVEDTIVDPAAGTGGFLVRSFEHIARCLPPGVSPAQRERLSHGGIRGTELVDATARLATMNLLLHGVERLDGDRAAIEVRDSLAVSPSRRATLVLADPPLGQRRSTVPSSGAPGLHGTEGDLAIARPDFWAATGHQQLDFLQHVYTLLEIGGRAAVVVPDGVLFQGGAGERVRRQLLKQCDVHTLLRLPFGLSGASSGVKLNVLFFEKAAARPDGSPATRRLWVYDLRTGHATAADAPDSTGSGLDAFVAAYRPGHPPDTRAASPVFKPYSVDALLAGQAISLDLGADLREEEPRDAPEPHLIAQQISGRLEDAWRRFSRLAEELTPPRDARTFRSG
- a CDS encoding DEAD/DEAH box helicase family protein encodes the protein MHQAADEEALAELAAASANFGFLLPLEPLLLLYGAGAEADAHARPERSLAQARQFAEVLSAESARLLGPESVGDAADGPVYRALTELRRSSDPAPDSEAGPDDGSRARRLVLHCFDLGVWYFRLRTGVRDELSFVPLVEWDDTPAGSPHRQVTAGKPVTDLATWVALLDEYVPVLRRTFDRRTPAETATRASLKARAALLEAEWCVADLLTEAGWTVRDDTDAPHELPVRGVAVRDTAQPDGAAGPDYVLHVDGRPVGTVEVRPRGGDLRAAMARTRGTGTSSRASAEQRMPYTYAADGVRVLFRNGDDPEPRPREVFTFHQPDTVTRWLREAVADPQAPTFQGRVRHRLPNLGDDGYPQDSLRPVQYEAVLAFESSLRRGERRAMVQIAVGGGRTVTAVTAIHRLLQHARARRILFLVDRVELEMQVLATFAAYSGPGDDGRKFTESYRVERLGPDAVSSHGVVVSTVQRLFRALSGGDPTSGVRYRPDLAPESFDLVIADDCHRSVSPRWRALFDYFDAPVLGLTATPTDRALELFQGNLVSSYTFEDAVADNRAVGVTVYRVGNLPTRPEWTAETLEEGFGPDTEETSVRRRSVVSGNALHATLTAFKEGLPSMFPERAGLGSGDMSLPKTVVYADDERHAAEVVAAVRAVFGQGPGFCRKVTLKGGSPYRWLAEFRNTVELRVVVVVGLVLAGTDTAPVECVLFLRDVKSANRYFQMIAVGTRSIASAELRAVTPGASAKTQCVVVDPFDVSRHHAGRRSSTARKREHGKDAYEAPTTVDDDAEVMERWRSFLRAGNGPARELIVGTRLLTEGDVRRLRSWAESLAGPPHDLTAERLWSAYERAGVTVSDPRRPQTPKGPVDLLVLVRYEADLEPRPRPYRDQVFDRLDAWIDHQERLGRSFDPDHVWWMEHIADGTAADGHFSAASLDAVPFTLRGGTSGFLRAFGGQGAVRLLDELRSVLA